Proteins encoded within one genomic window of Equus przewalskii isolate Varuska chromosome 3, EquPr2, whole genome shotgun sequence:
- the PABPN1L gene encoding embryonic polyadenylate-binding protein 2: MWPFLSRTLFPPPTEAWLQRASSDPEAQGWGAWSRTEKSSLGPGGEEQEAKEADEEAGFLLSLLEREDLAECPVPDQELEAIKLKLWAMEQAQGLEPPRVQAQAREEAGTGTTLAGQLLSPKTGCPSPGTPTEKVQADHRSIYVGNVDYGGTAEELEAYFNQCGEIRRVTILCDKFSGHPKGYAYIEFATESAAQTAVELDESIFRGRVIKVLPKRTNLPGISSTDRGGLRGHPGARGEALPHSSLQGGTRFRPRGRGRCRARCSPWYSPY; the protein is encoded by the exons ATGTGGCCCTTCCTCAGCCGCACACTCTTCCCGCCCCCCACCGAGGCCTGGCTCCAGAGGGCTTCCTCCgaccctgaggcccagggctggggggccTGGAGCAGGACTGAGAAGTCCTCTCTGGGGCCAGGGGGTGAGGAGCAGGAGGCCAAGGAAGCTGACGAAGAGGCAGGCTTCCTGCTGTCTCTCTTGGAGAGGGAGGACCTGGCCGAGTGCCCGGTACCTGACCAG gagctggaggccATCAAACTGAAGCTGTGGGCCATGGAGcaggcccaggggctggagccGCCCAGGGTGCAGGCCCAGGCCAGGGAAGAGGCGGGCACGGGGACCACGCTGGCCGGGCAGCTGCTGAGCCCCAAGACAG GCTGCCCAAGCCCCGGGACCCCCACGGAGAAGGTGCAGGCGGACCACAGATCCATCTACGTGGGCAAC GTGGACTACGGCGGCACGGCGGAGGAGCTGGAGGCCTACTTCAACCAGTGCGGGGAGATCCGCCGGGTCACCATCCTGTGCGACAAGTTCTCCGGACACCCCAAGGG ttaTGCCTATATAGAGTTTGCCACCGAGAGTGCAGCCCAGACCGCTGTGGAGCTGGATGAGAGCATCTTCCGAGGCCGGGTCATCAAG GTGCTACCCAAAAGGACCAACTTACCAGGGATCAGCTCCACGGACCGCGGGGGTCTGCGGGGACACCCAGGTGCTAGGGGAGAAGCCCTCCCCCACAGCAGCCTCCAGGGCGGAACCCGCTTCAGGCCACGGGGGCGGGGCCG GTGCCGTGCAAGATGCTCGCCATGGTATTCACCATATTGA